CCTGGCGCCGCCGGCCGCATACGCGTCGGCCAACGCGTCGATGTCGTCCACGGCGATGAGGTAGTCATGCACGGCTTGCACGATCAACACCGGCGGTGCCGGCACCGCGGCGCCTAGTTTGATGTCGTTGAAGACATGCACCACCTCCGGCCTTGACAGCACATCCTCGAGCGGCTTATCGAGAAGATCGCCCAGGTCCTTGTTCGCCATGTGCAGGACGGCTTCCGCGGTCGTCATCGTCTCCAGCCGCTTGAGCAGCTCGCGACCCTCGTTATTGGTGTGCTCGTTGATCACCCCGTCCAGACCGGGGTACGCGTGTGCGAGCGCAGCAACCACCAACGCGGGCATGCCGGCAAGGAAGCCGCCGTTAAGCCTGCGGAACGTGTGGCCCAAGTCGCCGACGGGTGAGCCCAGTACCGCCCCGACGATGTCGAGTTCGGGGGCGTACTCGCCAGCCACTTCAGCAGCCCACGCGCTGGCCAGCCCGCCGCCGGAATAGCCCCACAGGCCGATCGGCCTCGACTCTGACAGACCGAGACGTTCTGAACTCGTGGCGGCGCGGAGCCCATCCAACACCCGATAGCCAGGCTCGTACGGCACACCCCACAGCCCCTGGAGACCTTCGTGGTCCGGTACGGAGACCGCCCAGCCCTCGGCGATGGCGGCGGAGATCAGCAGAAGCTCGAACTGAGTGAATGACCCTAGAGCCTTCGCCCTCCGTCGCAGCGCATAGGACGGGAAACAGCGCGATGTCATGGCATCGATCGCACACTGGTAGGACAGCAGTGGCACGGGCTGTTTTGGAGTCAGGTCTGTCGGGAGGATCACC
The sequence above is drawn from the Mycobacterium riyadhense genome and encodes:
- a CDS encoding lipase family protein, which encodes MAEFDNLAGAHTAEWVTRPPHEELQRKVRPLLPSDDPFYQPPLGYQYAEPGTVLRSRDVELAFLGLIPQRFTATQLLYRTMDMSGAPEATATTVILPTDLTPKQPVPLLSYQCAIDAMTSRCFPSYALRRRAKALGSFTQFELLLISAAIAEGWAVSVPDHEGLQGLWGVPYEPGYRVLDGLRAATSSERLGLSESRPIGLWGYSGGGLASAWAAEVAGEYAPELDIVGAVLGSPVGDLGHTFRRLNGGFLAGMPALVVAALAHAYPGLDGVINEHTNNEGRELLKRLETMTTAEAVLHMANKDLGDLLDKPLEDVLSRPEVVHVFNDIKLGAAVPAPPVLIVQAVHDYLIAVDDIDALADAYAAGGARVTYHRDAFSEHICLHLLSAPMTLRWLTDRFERRPLTDHLIRTTWPTIFNPMTYIGMARLAKIAAKLIAGGKLHHS